In Anaerobacillus isosaccharinicus, one genomic interval encodes:
- a CDS encoding ISL3 family transposase: MQDFEKEYRLFQEALDIQDPWYIEDYKLVKSSDQFHVFLDFKRGAKFPCPHCGNEHNGVHDIANDDRMWRHKDFWQYQTYLHARLPRIKCDICDKVLTVQVDWSRPKAGFTWLFEAQVMQLMKEMPVAAVAREVNEHDTRLWRVFHYYVQKNMDELDLSNITRIAVDETSSRRGHRYVTLFVDVDSKRVIFAIEGKDASVIQSFKQHLENKGIEATSILECCCDMSPAFIKGIEEAFPKAHITFDKFHVMKLVNEAVDKVRRQEQNDEPLLKKTRYLWLKNSQNLSQSQHEKLMKLKDSHLNTAKAYRLRLALQGLWSTSQMFSGWYFDDWYNWAIRSRLEPIVDVARTLKRHEKGILRWFASRMTNGLLEGINSLVQASKRKARGYRSIENFIAMIYATANKFTLRVKPHA, translated from the coding sequence ATGCAAGATTTCGAAAAAGAATACCGTCTATTTCAAGAGGCATTAGATATCCAAGATCCATGGTATATTGAAGACTACAAATTAGTAAAAAGTTCAGATCAGTTTCATGTCTTTTTAGATTTCAAACGTGGAGCTAAGTTCCCATGTCCACATTGTGGAAATGAACATAATGGTGTTCATGATATCGCAAATGACGACAGGATGTGGCGTCATAAGGATTTCTGGCAATACCAGACATATCTACATGCAAGGTTACCAAGAATAAAATGTGATATTTGCGATAAGGTTCTAACTGTGCAAGTTGATTGGTCTCGACCAAAAGCTGGGTTCACATGGCTATTCGAAGCCCAAGTTATGCAGTTAATGAAAGAAATGCCTGTTGCCGCAGTTGCTCGTGAAGTAAATGAACATGATACGAGATTGTGGAGAGTCTTCCATTATTATGTACAAAAAAATATGGATGAGCTTGATCTCTCAAACATAACTCGTATTGCAGTTGATGAAACTTCAAGCAGACGAGGCCATCGCTATGTGACGTTATTTGTAGATGTTGATTCTAAACGTGTCATTTTCGCCATTGAAGGTAAAGATGCCTCTGTGATCCAATCATTCAAGCAACACCTTGAAAATAAAGGAATAGAAGCGACTTCAATCCTGGAGTGCTGTTGCGATATGTCACCGGCTTTTATTAAAGGTATTGAAGAAGCTTTTCCAAAGGCACACATTACGTTCGATAAATTTCACGTTATGAAATTAGTCAACGAAGCTGTCGATAAGGTTCGCAGACAGGAACAGAATGATGAGCCATTGCTAAAAAAAACACGTTATTTATGGTTGAAGAACTCACAAAACCTATCCCAGTCTCAACATGAAAAACTTATGAAGTTAAAAGATAGCCATTTAAATACAGCTAAGGCTTATCGGTTGAGATTAGCTCTACAAGGACTTTGGTCAACTAGCCAAATGTTTTCAGGTTGGTATTTTGATGATTGGTACAATTGGGCAATACGTTCACGTTTAGAGCCAATAGTTGATGTTGCTCGGACACTCAAAAGACATGAAAAAGGTATATTACGTTGGTTCGCTTCAAGAATGACCAATGGTTTACTTGAAGGAATTAATAGCCTTGTTCAAGCATCAAAGCGGAAAGCAAGAGGCTACCGATCAATTGAAAACTTTATTGCCATGATCTACGCAACGGCTAATAAGTTTACTTTACGAGTGAAGCCTCATGCTTAG
- a CDS encoding membrane lipoprotein lipid attachment site-containing protein: MKKSFIIIIMVLLLAACTSQDSHKSYKSVIELDDLKFEVEDYEIRSSNNPDDKNVQVFVKKAIHYQFSLLNTGIEKIGSDNIDDEKLEVYIEAHENLLDFMEPNLFETNKSNMRSGSGSGSQQTYLNPNEKGEYFFTYIIADIKDLELIKENALDADIVVLLTNSSGISEEIKRITLNKK, translated from the coding sequence TTGAAGAAATCATTTATCATAATAATTATGGTATTACTACTGGCTGCTTGCACTTCACAAGATTCTCATAAGTCTTATAAGAGTGTAATTGAGCTAGATGACCTAAAGTTTGAAGTCGAAGACTATGAAATACGAAGCAGCAATAATCCTGATGATAAAAACGTTCAAGTATTTGTAAAAAAAGCAATTCATTATCAATTTAGCCTTTTGAATACTGGCATTGAGAAAATAGGCTCCGATAATATTGACGACGAGAAATTGGAAGTATATATTGAAGCCCATGAAAATTTATTAGATTTTATGGAACCGAACCTTTTTGAAACTAACAAGTCTAACATGCGGAGTGGAAGTGGAAGTGGAAGTCAGCAAACATATTTAAATCCTAATGAAAAAGGTGAGTATTTCTTCACATATATCATTGCTGATATCAAAGATTTGGAATTGATAAAAGAGAATGCATTAGATGCTGATATTGTTGTCTTACTTACAAACTCTTCGGGTATAAGTGAAGAAATAAAAAGAATTACTCTAAATAAAAAATAA
- a CDS encoding DUF2651 family protein gives MWEIPIYLIFAPVLTIIISLLCRIRFKKYFMAPLIIFFILNIQTVVVPIFYNVGWEGIFGWAIFYTVISLIISLIMWSFRKKYSFPKSA, from the coding sequence ATGTGGGAAATTCCGATTTACTTAATCTTTGCACCTGTTTTAACAATCATCATTTCTTTACTCTGCAGAATTAGGTTTAAAAAGTATTTTATGGCACCTTTAATCATATTTTTTATTCTCAACATCCAAACAGTAGTAGTTCCAATATTTTATAACGTGGGTTGGGAAGGTATTTTTGGGTGGGCAATTTTTTATACTGTTATATCGCTAATTATTTCTTTAATTATGTGGAGTTTTAGGAAAAAATACTCTTTTCCAAAGTCTGCATAA